The following proteins are encoded in a genomic region of Chloroflexota bacterium:
- a CDS encoding orotate phosphoribosyltransferase: MHAIDREELARQLVAAAYLKGDFLLASGRRSKYYFDKYRFETQPDLLRPVGDMIAQRLPPGTDRIAGPELGAVALAAAASLASGVPFLI, encoded by the coding sequence CGATCGATCGAGAGGAATTGGCGCGTCAGCTCGTCGCCGCGGCATACCTGAAGGGTGATTTCCTTCTGGCCTCAGGTCGACGAAGCAAATATTACTTCGATAAGTACCGGTTCGAGACGCAGCCTGACCTTCTTCGCCCGGTCGGCGACATGATCGCGCAGCGCCTACCGCCAGGCACCGATCGCATCGCCGGGCCGGAGCTGGGGGCTGTGGCGCTGGCAGCGGCCGCCTCGCTCGCTTCCGGCGTGCCGTTCCTCATC